The Streptococcus parasanguinis genomic sequence CCAGGAATATACCTTCCTAAAATCATATTATTCATGAAGTAACAGCTCCTTTAGTTCCTCAATTTTGATTGGTAGTCTGTCCAGAGGAAGTCCTCTTCGTTTCAATTGAAGCGCAAAATTCGTAATTTGAGGGACTCCTAATTGAAGTTTTTGTAAATACTCAACCTGTTGAAACACTTCCCTTGGGGATCCGTTTAGGACAAGTTTTCCCGCTTCTAAAGCAAATACGGTATCAGCAAAATTTGCTACATCATCCATCGTATGAGTTACCAGAACTAGGGTCATCCCATTTTTATGTAATGTCTCAAACAGCGCCATCAATTCCTTTCTTCCAGCAGGATCTAGCCCTGCTGTCGGCTCGTCCAATACTAAAATCTCTGGTTCGATAGCTAAAATACCCGCGATCGCAACCCGTCTCATCTGTCCACCAGATAGTTCAAATGGACTTTTATCATAGATAGACTCTTCTAAACCAACGATCGCTAATTTTTCTTTGGCTATTTCCTCCGCTTTATCCTTAGGTACCCCAAAATTTTGTGGTCCAAAGGCTACATCAGCTAGAACAGTTTCCGCAAATAGCTGACTTTCTGGAAATTGAAAAACCAAACCGACTTTTTTTCTCAGGTACTTCATTTCTTTTGGCTCAGAATGATTATCTAAAACAAAATCTTCAAATTGAATCGTTCCTTTAGTCGGACGCAGTAAACCATTTAGTAATTGCAACAAAGTAGACTTGCCACTACCAGTATGCCCGATAATGGCTGTATAAGATCCATCTTTTATTTCCAAACTAATATCAGAAAGCGCCTGCCCTTCAAAAGGACTTCCCTCTTGATAAGTATAATAGACATTCTTTAAAGAGATTCCCATAGTTGGTCTAATAACTCACTTTCTGTTAGATAGTCCTGCTTTAGCGGAAAATGCGAGCTGAGAGATTCTTGGACCTGCTTACTAAAAGGCTTATCTAATCCAATCTCATTGAGGTCATTTCTTGAAAACAATTCCCGCGGCGTCATAGAAGACTCTAGTTTTCCCTTTTGAAACACGAGTGTTCGATCACTTAAGGCAATTTCGGTTAAATCATGGGTAATGGAGATAATTGTTAATTGAAATTTTTTTTGAAGTTCTCTCATTACCGCCATTAGATCCTCTCTACCTTCTGGATCTAACATACTAGTTGCTTCATCAAGGATAATAATAGTTGGTCTCAAGGCGATAATACCTGCTATAGCCACCCGTTGCTTTTGACCACCTGACAAACGAGATGGTTCGCGATCTTTAAACTCCAGCACACCAACTTGCTCAATAGCCTTCTCCACACGTTGAAGCATTTCTTCCCGTGGAATTCCTTGATTTTCTAAACCAAAGGCAACATCATCTTCTACTGTCGCACCAACAAATTGGTTATCAGGATTCTGAAATACAATCCCAATTTTACTACGGATTTCCCATATAGTTTCACGAGTCAGTTGTTTTCCATCAACGTAAATCTCACCAGACTCAGCTTCCAAAAGACCATCAATCAGACGTACAACTGTAGATTTCCCACTACCATTATGTCCAACAATCGAAAGCCACTCTCCTTGTTTCACGTGAAACGAAACCGTGTCAATTTGATACTCTTCTACTGTTTTATCGTATCGAAAGGATACATTTTTTAGCTCAATCATCTGTTTCATTTATTTAAATGTGTCTTTAAAGAGATAGCTACTTCCCTTAAAGTAGTCGTAACCAGAATAAATTGTGAAAATCAAAGCAATATAAAGCAACACTTGCCCTGGAAGAGTCCAATGGCAAAGCAAAAAGATAATGGCAAACATTTGGCTAAAGGTTTTAATTTTTCCTGGCATGGCTGCAGCAAGAACTGTACCACCTGTCTCAACAAGTAGAAGACGCAAACCAGTAACAGCTAACTCACGACAAATGATAACGGCTGCAATCCAAGCAGGAACCATTTTTAATTCAATCATCATGATAAAAGCTGACATGACCAATAATTTATCTGCCATTGGATCCGCAAATTTACCAAAATTACTAACTACATTCCATTTTCGTGCAAGAAAGCCATCTAAATAATCTGTAATACTAGCAATTGCAAAAATAACTGCCGCTACAATATGTCCTAAGTAAGAGTGACTTAAACTTAAAATGGCAATAAAAATAGGAATCATCACAACCCGAATTAATGTCAATGCATTAGGAATATTTTCTTTTTTCATACTTCCTCCAAAAAATAAACTATCTTTACATCTATTTTACAGATGCTGTAAACTCATAAAAATATACGATATAAATCACAAAGCCAAGGATGGTAAAACTAACTAGTAGATAATACAGGATTGGTAACCAGCTCGCTTTCTGTCTTAATTTTCTTGAATGAAGCTCTTCGTCATCTACAAGTATTTCTTCATCAAATAACAATTCTTTTCCTTCACGAAAAGCTGTCAATAGGATGGACTCATCTAATCCCAAAGCCCATGCTAACTTTTTAAGATAGATCTGAGCGTAAAAGGGACTCGGTAATAGATCAAACTCATCGTTTTCCAACGCTTCTATATAAGGAATTTCAATAGCTGTCTTATTTGACACATCCTGTAAACTTAAGTGTAAATTTACTCTTGACAGTCTTAACACTTGACCAATCGTTCTCTTCTTCATGTTTTCCCTTCTTGATACATTGTTTACTACTTTTGAAAAATCATATAGTCAACCATCTCAGCCTGGTCGATGAACTGACGCCCTAATTTGATGATATCTTGTAAACTAATACCTTGTAAAATCTTTGGAAGATCATAAGAAGTGCTACCGTCTGAAAAATATTCAAACTGAGTGGCACTATACTCAAGCGAATTTAAACCTTGTAAGAAATCACCAAACATTTCGCTTTTAATCGTATCCAAATGTTCTTGATTCACATCTGGATCCTTCTCAAATTGTTTGATCGCTGATCTAAATTGATGAGATAAGGACACCGGTTCTTGAGTATCCATTGTCAAAATAACGAAATGAAATAATTCCTCAACCTCGACTTCAAGTGTCAATGAGTTGTCAATCTTCCCAGCTTCATATAAACTTTGAAACCGTTGCGAAGTCCAACCAAACATCATCGAAAACAGTAATTTCAACATCAATTTATAACGAAATTTTTCCTCTTCCTTAATGATATCATTTCCTCGAATTCCAATTGCCAACTTAGGAGTAGCAACTTCCATTCTACAAGATTGATTCAATCTTACTTCATTTTTTTCTACAGGAAAACGTTCTAACTCCACAGATGGATGAAGAGGAACTCGATCATATTTCTTTACTACTTGCAATACTTCATCAACATCAAAGTTTCCGATCACTAATAAGTGCATTTGAGAGGGATGATAGAATAGGTCAAAGTTTTCACGGAGATTGTCTATTGTAATGTTAGAAATAGAATCCCTCGTCCCAGCAATATCGTCTGCTAAAGGTGTTCCAGGATATAAATTTTCTAACGCACCAAAAAATAATCGATAGTCTGGGCTATCTTGGTACATTCCAATTTCTTGTTGAATGATTTCTCTTTCCTTAGATACAGATTTTTCTGTAAAGGAAGCCTTTGAAACCATCTCCAATAACAATTGAATATTTTCAGTGACTTTTGAAGTTGTTGAGAAAAGATAACTTGTCTTTGTAAAGCTTGTAAAGGCATTGCTTTCCGATCCTAAATGAACGAATTTTTTTAAATAATCTTGACCATTTTCATCTTCAAATACTTTATGTTCTAGAAAATGAGCAATTCCTGCAGGATATTGTCGTTCATCCCCATTCACTAGAATTCGTGTATCCACTGAGCCAAACTTAGTTGTGATGATTCCATAGGTTTCATAATAATCTTCTTTGGGAATTAAATGAATAGTCAACCCATTTGACAAGCGTGTAAAGTAAACTTGCTCGCCAACTGATTCATAATATTTTTCTTTAATTTTCAATCTTTACACTACTTTCCTTCCATAAAATAAACAGACTGTAAATTAATTGTTTTTGCCACTTCAATAATTTCTTCTCTACTAACCTTATCGATGGACTCTAACCACTCTTCTAAAGAAAGGACTTTCGTTCCTAGGATCGTTTTCAGATATTCCCTTTCAATCAAGGTATTTTGCCGATCCTGTGCTAATAAGGTCGTATTCACCAACATTTCTTTTGTCAATTGAAGCTCTGACTCTGTAAACTTGCCTCGTTTTAAATCATTCAACTGTCGCATAATCAAGGTCATTACTTTCGTACGAGATTCCTTATCAATACCTGCAAAAACCCTCATGAAGCCTGTAAAAATATCAAAATGGCTTGAGATAGTATAAGCAAGGCCTTCTTTCTCACGTATTATTTGAAAAAGTCTCGAATGCGAGAAAGCTCCCAGCATCCCATTTAATACAACTAGAGGGATATGGAGAGATTCTCCATACTGGGTAGAAAAATGATAACCTAATTCTAAAATAGATTGTTGGTTTTGTTTTTGCTCTAACTTTTCTCTTACAACATTTGTAAAAGGTTGTTGATAGGTGACAGACAAATTGTTATCACGTGGCTTGAATTCAAACTGGTTCACTCGATCCACAATAGCGACCTCATTAAAGTCACCTATGAAAAAGAAGTCAATGTTATCTAATTGGAGCATCTGATGAAACTGTTCAAGAGAACTTTGAGCTGTTTCTTGTCTCACTAAATCAACTTTCCCCAATCTTGACATCCCGATTGTTTCGTCTTCAAAAAATAGTTGATTCAATTTCCCATGTGCATAATAATAAGGCTCTTCAATTTCTGACTCCAAATCGGAAATCGTATTTTTCTTTTCAACGTCAAATGTATCACTGTCAAAGTGATCTTCTACTACCAAAGGTGAAAAGAAGATAGTTTCTATAATGTCCAAAACCTCATCAGTAAGAACATTTTTCTTGCTCAAAAAGTCATCGCGCACAAAGGAAATATTCAAATCAACATAATGAACACGACCCCTCTTAGAGACTGAGGTGGACAATTCTACCCCGTATAGACTCGCTAATTTTTCACGGAATAATTGTGAAGTTGGATATTTTTGATTTGCAGTTTCCATCATACAGGCTACTAAAACACGCGCAGCCACGGTATTTTCATCTAATGGCGATGAAAAACGGACCTTAATTTTATTGGTTTTAAATTTTTTTGATTGAAGAAAGTGAAGATTCACGCCCTTTACTAATTCCATTTTCATCCTCGTTCTACTCAATAGTAACTTTCATTATAACACGAAATCACACTAAAATCCTAATTCAAACTGTGAAAAAACTCCTCAAATCACTCAACATTCTCTACCCTAGAAAAACTAAAAATATGGTATAATAACACGCAAAGAGGTGAACTATGAATTACAAATTATTTGATGACTTTATTACATTACAAGCAATCTTAAAAGAACTCGGTATTATACAGAGTGGTGGTGCAATCAAAGCCTTTCTTCAAGAAAAAGAAGTCTTTGTTAATGGTGAATTAGAACAACGGAGAGGCCGTAAACTTCGTGTCAATGATCAAATTGACATTCCTGAACTGAACATGACTATCACCATTCTTGAACCTTCTCAAGAAGAAATAGAAGAGCATCTTAAAGAAAAGGAAGAAAAGGAACGTGTTGCTAAACTTGTCAAGCAACTCAATCAACAACAAAAAAAACAACCGAAAAAGACTAACAAAAAAGAAAAAGCAATTCGCTTTCCTGGTATCTCCTAATGTGGTTAAAACAGTTATCCATTCAACATTTTCGTAATTATCAAGAACTTGAAGTCGAGTTTCATCCTGGATTAAATATTTTCCTAGGTCAAAATGCTCAAGGAAAGACCAATATTCTCGAATCAATTTATTTTCTAGCTTTAACCAGAAGTCATCGAACACGAAATGATAGAGATCTCATCTATTTTGAATCCACCGATTTTAAAGTTTCTGGTCAATTACAAAGAGAAACTGGTCCCCTTCCATTAGAAATTTCCTTAACACCAAAAGGTCGGATAACTAAGGTAAATCATTTGAAACAAGCCAAATTATCGAACTATATTGGCCATATGAATGTTGTCCTTTTCGCACCCGAAGATTTGCAACTGATCAAAGGATCACCTGCAGGACGTCGAAAGTTTATTGACATTGAATTAGGTCAGATGAAACCTCTCTATTTATCCGACTTATCTCAATACAACCATGTACTGAAACAAAGAAACAGTTATCTAAAAAATTCAGAAAAAATTGATGCTACATTTTTGGAGGTCTTAGATTCACAACTAGCTAGTTTTGGAAGTCGCGTCATCCATCATCGGCTTGAGTTTATTAAAAAATTAGAAGCTAAAGCAAAAGAAAAACACACTCGACTTTCTGACAACAAAGAAGACCTATCGATTCAATATCAGTCAACTGTTTTTTCTGAAGAAGGAAATGATATAGAAGAGCAGTTTCTCTCTATGTTGGAAAAAAACCGTCAGAAGGATATTTTTAGGAAAACAACAAGTATTGGGCCTCACAGGGATGATTTGGCATTTTTTATCAATAATATGAATGCTACCTTTGGTAGTCAAGGCCAGCATCGAAGTGTTGTTCTCTCTCTAAAATTAGCAGAAATCGAATTGATGGAAGAAATCACAAGAGAAAAGCCTATTTTATTACTTGACGATGTCATGAGCGAACTTGACAATTATCGTCAACTTCAACTACTTGAAACCATCTCTAATAATATTCAAACATTTATTACAACGACCACTCTTGATCATTTAAAAGAACTGCCTGAAGAGTTGAAATTTTTTACTGTTCAAGCCGGTCATATCAAAACAGCATCTTGACAATACTGTCAAGATGCTGTTATTTTTTATTTACAAATGTGTAAATTTATTGTGCCGAGTAGTTAGGCGCCTCGTTTGTAATTTGTACATCATGAGGATGGCTTTCTTTCAATCCGGCACCACTCATTTCAACAAATTGTGCATGATCATGTAAATCTTGAATGGTTGCTGCACCAACATAACCCATACCTGAACGAATACCACCGATCATTTGGAAGACCATATCTGCTACAGAACCTTTATAAGCAACGCGTCCTTCAATTCCTTCAGGGACTAATTTATTGGCTTCATTGACAGATCCTTGGAAGTAACGGTCGCTAGAACCTTTCTTCATTGCTGCAATAGATCCCATACCACGGTATGTTTTAAATTTACGACCTTGGAAGATTTCTGTTTCACCTGGTGCTTCATCTGTACCTGCAAGCATTGAGCCAAGCATAACCGCATTTCCACCAGCTGCGAGTGCTTTGACAATATCTCCTGAATACTTGATACCACCATCAGCAATGATCGTTTTTCCATATTCACGAGCTACAGCGGCTGCATCATAAATAGCAGTCACTTGAGGAACACCAACCCCTGCTACAACACGAGTTGTACAGATAGAACCTGGTCCAATTCCGACTTTAACAACGTCTACCCCTGCATCAAATAACGCACGAGCGCCTTCAGCTGTTGCAATATTTCCAGCGATCAAGGTACGATTTGGAAAATGAGCACGAATTTCTGCAATTTTACGAAGAACCCCAGCAGAATGTCCATGAGCAGTATCGATAACAATTGCGTCTGCACCTGCTTCAAAAAGGGCTTCTGCACGTTCAAAGGTATCCGAAGTAACCCCTACAGCACCAGCTACAAGCAAACGACCAAATTCATCCTTAGCCGCATTTGGAAACTCAATAACTTTTTCAATATCTTTGATTGTAATCAAGCCAGAAAGACGACCATTTTCATCTACCAATGGTAATTTTTCAATACGGTGCTCTTGTAGAATACGCTCAGCTGTTTCCAAATCAGTACCAACTGGTGCAGTCACCAAATTTTCACTTGTCATGTGATTTGAAATAGGTTGATTGTAATCAGAAATAAAGCGCAAGTCACGATTGGTAAGAATACCAACTAATTTACGATTTTCAAGTGTTTCAACAACTGGAACACCACTGATGCGGTATCGTCCCATGAGCTCATTTGCTTCTAAAATTGTATGAGATGGGGTCAAATAGAAAGGATCAATAATAACACCATTTTCAGAACGTTTCACCTTCCGTACTTCATCTGCCTGTTGCTCAATTGACATATTTTTATGGATCACACCAAGTCCACCAGCACGTGCCATTGCAATTGCCATTTGACTTTCTGTCACTGTATCCATTGCGGCAGTAATGATTGGGATGTTCAAGCGTAAATTACTTGCTAATTGTGTACTTAAATCTGCATCATTAGGCAATACGTGACTTTCTGCTGGAATCAAAAGCACGTCATCGAATGTAAACCCTTTTTTTAAAAACTTTGTATCCCAATTAGACATTAGATGGATCCTCTTTTCTTTTTATTGAGCAAGGCTCGAATTTTTATTGTTAATATCATACCATTCTATCGCAATTTGTCAATCATTTATTGGTAAATTATCAATGAACAGTAAAGAAATGTTCGCTATTAATGAAGTCGTTTTATTTTTTAAAATAGGTAATTCCCATCGCAGATTTTACTTCATCCAGTGTTTGAGCTGCTACATTTCGAGCACGCTCACTTCCTTTTTCAAGAATAGAGTATACTTCCCCCATATCCTTTGCAAACTCAAGGCGTTTTTCACGAATTGGTCTTAATTCACGATCTAAAATTTCTAAAAGATATCGTTTGGTCTTTACATCACCAAGTCCACCACGTTGATAATGTTCTTTCATTTCTGCAATTTCAGCTGCATCTTCTGGACGGCCAAATACATCCAGGTAATGAAATACCATATTCCCTTCGATTTTTCCTGGATCCTCTACTTTAATATGATCCGGATCAGTATACATACTCATCACTTTTTTCTTTAAAGTATCTGCATCATCAGCTAGATAAATTCCATTATTCAACGATTTAGACATTTTAGCATTTCCATCTAAACCAGGTAAGCGACCAGCTCCCTCATTTTCAGGATAAATTCCTTCTGGTTCGACCAAAGCATCTGTGTTGTATGCATGGTTAAAGGAACGAACAATCTCACGAGTTTGTTCAATCATTGGTTTTTGGTCATTTCCTACTGGAACAAAATTTGCTTTAAATGCTGTAATATCAGCTGCTTGTGAAATAGGGTATACCAAAAATCCTGTTGGAATACTCTCACCAAAACCTTTTTGAGAAATCTCAGTTTTTACAGTTGGGTTTCTTTCAAGTCGTGCCAAAGATACCAGATTCATATAATACATAGTCAATTCTGCCAATTCAGGAATCTGACTTTGAATGAAAATCGTAACCTTTTCAGGATCCAATCCTGCAGCAAGATAATCTAAAGCAACATTTCCAATAGATTCTACAATCGTTTTTGGATCTTTTGCATGGTCTGTCAAAGCTTGCTGGTCTGCTAGGAAAACAAACATATTATACTCGTCTTTATTTTGTAGCAAGACGCGATTTTTTAAAGAACCTACATAGTGGCCAATATGAAGTTTTCCTGTTGGTCTATCTCCTGTCAAAATGATGGGTTTTGTCATACTCTTCTCCTTAATCGTTATCCCTATCATTATAGCACTTTCTAGTTGAAAATGTTAGTCTTCCCTCTATGTTTGTGACGAAATTACACTTTACTATCTTGTCAACTAAATTTACAAAATTGTAAAAATAAATTGACACTAAAAAAGTTGAATTTTCCCCTATTTTCTAGTAAAATGAAGACATTATAGAAAGAGGAGAATATCATTGCTTACAGTATCAGACGTCTCACTACGTTTTAGTGATCGAAAATTGTTTGACGATGTCAATATCAACTTTACAGAAGGAAATACATACGGTCTTATCGGTGCCAATGGTGCTGGAAAATCAACCTTTTTAAAAATTTTAGCTGGAGATATTGAACCAACAACTGGTCATATTTCTCTTGGTCCTGATGAACGTTTGTCCGTTTTGCGTCAAAATCACTTTGACTATGAAGACGAACGGGTCATCGATGTTGTCATTATGGGAAATGAAAAGCTCTACAACATTATGAAAGAGAAAGATGCTATCTACATGAAAGAAGATTTCTCTGATGAAGATGGCGTCCGTGCAGCTGAACTTGAAGGTGAATTTGCCGAACTTGGTGGATGGGAAGCAGAAAGTGAAGCATCTCAATTGCTTCAAAATCTAAATATTTCAGAAGACCTTCATTATCAAACTATGAGCGAGTTAGCCAATGGGGATAAAGTGAAAGTTCTCTTAGCTAAAGCCCTTTTTGGTAAACCAGATGTCCTTCTTTTGGACGAGCCGACCAATGGATTGGATATTCAATCCATTACCTGGTTAGAAGATTTTCTGATTGATTTTGAAAATACGGTTATCGTTGTATCCCATGACCGCCACTTTTTGAATAAAGTCTGCACCCATATGGCGGATCTCGACTTTGGAAAAATTAAACTTTACGTCGGAAACTATGATTTCTGGAAAGAATCTTCTGAACTTGCAGCAAAATTACAAGCAGATAGAAATGCAAAAGCTGAAGAAAAAATTAAACAATTGCAAGAGTTTGTCGCACGTTTCTCAGCCAACGCTTCAAAATCAAAACAAGCAACTTCGCGTAAAAAAATGCTTGACAAGATTGAACTTGAAGAAATTGTTCCATCTAGTCGGAAGTACCCATTTATCAACTTTAAGGCAGAACGAGAAATTGGTAACGATCTCTTGACAGTTGAAAATCTTTCTGTCAAGATTGATGGTGAAACTATCCTTGACAATATCAGCTTTATCTTACGTCCTGGTGACAAAACCGCCCTTATCGGACAGAACGATATTCAAACAACCGCTTTGATCCGTGCATTGATGGATGATATTGAATATGAAGGAACTGTCAAGTGGGGAGTTACAACTAGTCGATCATATCTACCAAAAGACAACAGTCGTGATTTTGCAGGTGGTGAAAGTATTCTTGATTGGCTTCGTCAATTTGCAAGTAAAGAAGAAGATGACAATACTTTCCTTCGTGGTTTCTTAGGACGGATGCTCTTTTCGGGTGACGAAGTTAACAAGTCTGTCAACGTCTTGTCAGGGGGAGAAAAAGTTCGTGTCATGTTGTCTAAATTGATGCTCCTCAAGTCAAATGTTCTTGTACTGGATGATCCAACCAATCACTTGGATTTGGAGTCTATTTCAAGTTTGAATGATGGATTGAAGAATTTTAAAGAATCGATTATCTTTGCTAGCCATGACCACGAATTCATTCAAACACTCGCCAACCATATTATCGTTCTTTCAAAAAACGGCGTAATCGATCGTATTGATGAAACCTATGATGAGTTTCTTGAAAATGAAGAAGTTCAAGCAAAAGTGAAAGAACTTTGGAGTCAATCATAAAAATAAAGAGCCCTGAAATAATGATTTCAGGCTCTTTCAGTAGAAATATATGAATAAAACAAAGCTAAAAACATCCCTTTTTATAGTATCTTCTTTCCTGATTCCAGCTATCATGATGTTCTTTATTTACCTCTCACAAGGAATCTACTGGAACAGTGATACATCCCCCTTATTAGGAGATGGTTATCATCAGTATGTCATTTTTGATACCACACTTCGAAATATTTTACATGGGACAGATAGCCTATTTTACAGTTTCCAAAGTGGATTAGGCATTAATTTCTATGCACTCAGTAGCTATTATCTAGGAAGTTTCTTTTCTCCTCTTGTCTACTTCTTTAATGCACAATCCATGCCAGATGCTGTTTATCTCATCACTCTTCTTAAATTTGGAGCTATTGGATTAAGCACTTATATTAGTTTGCATGGAATGTTTTCTAAAATTCCTAGATTCCTGGTTCTTACCCTTTCAACATCATTTGCTCTTATGAGCTTTGCTATCAGCCAAATTGAAATCAAAACTTGGCTAGATGTTTTTATCCTAGCACCATTAATTCTTTATGGATTCAAAAAACTCATTTACAATGAGGGAGAGATTCTCTACTTTATCAGCTTAACCAGCTTGTTTATCCAAAATTATTATTTTGGGTTTATGATGTCTATTTTTCTTATTTTATGGTACTTGACACAACTGTCATGGGACATCAAAGGAATTGGAAAACGCTTCTTTCATTTTGTGATTGTATCTCTTTTATCAGTTATAACAAGCCTTGTGATGTTATATCCAACCTTCTTAGATTTACGCACTCATGGAGAAAGTTTTTCAAAGGTTGACAGTATCTTTACAGAAAAAAGTTGGTATCTTGACGTATTTGCGAAAAATTTCATTGGAAGTTTTGACACTACTAAATATGGATCAATTCCAATGATCTACGTGGGATTATTTCCACTTCTATTAGCGATCACCTTTTTCTTTGTAAAGTCGATCAAGTTTCACGTGAAACTTTCTTACTTTATACTCTTGATCATTCTTATTTTGAGTTTTCGTTTTCAATTATTAGATCTCCTTTGGCAAGGTATGCACGCGCCAAATATGTTTCTTCATCGATACTCTTGGATCTTTTCTTTGACGATTATTCTGATGGCAGGAGAAGTACTAAATCGAATAGAGGAGATCACTTGGATTCGTTTTAGTCTTGCTAATTTCCTCCTTATTCTAGGATTTGGAGCAACTGTCCTTTACAGCAGTCACTATAAATTTTTAGATGCTGTCAATTTTATTGTTACTTTTGAATTTTTAATTGCTTTCTATTTGGTCTGTTTAGGATTTATCCTAAAAAAGATACCGCCTAGACTTTTCTATCTTTCGATCCTTTTTTTCTCCATTTTTGAATTATCGGTAAATAGTTATTATCAAATGGAAGGAATTGCGAATGAATGGATCTTTGCTTCTCGGTCATCCTACGAACGCGACTTAAAAGCCATCCAATCCTTAGTAAGAGAGAAGACAGACTCAAATTATCGGACTGAGATTCTACATCCACAAACGGGCAATGATAGCATGAAGTATGGTTATAATGGAATTTCTCAATTTTCATCTGTACGAAATACGGATGCTAGCTCGACATTGGACAAACTAGGATTTAAATCTGAAGGAACTAACCTCAATCTTCGATACCAAAACAATTCTATTTTAATGGATAGTCTATTTGGTGTTCGCTATAATTTAAGCCAACAACCTGTTCAAAAATTTGGATTTAAAGAGATTGCAACCAAAAATGGAGTCTCACTTTCAGAAAACGAATATGCCTTACCAATCGCCTTTCTGTCAGCAAAACCTTATAAAAATACTTCCTTTACGAATTTGACACTGGATAATCAGACACGATTCATCCATCAAATCACAGATGAAAAATATAAATTTTATAAGAAATTAAATATTCTCTCGCCTACTTCACAAAATACTACATCTTCGTTGCAAACTGCAAAAATTGAAGAAGATAGTCATCTATCCTACGCAAGTATTCAATATGAAGTAACGGTTCCTGCCCATAGCCAACTATATGTCAATGTTCCAAATTTACAATTTTCAAACGATGATCGGAAAGATATTGAAATCAGCTACAATGGACAGACCCAACGCTATACCATTGATAATGCCTTTCCATTCTTTTCGATTGGCCATTTTGACACAGAGGAAACAGTTACTATTCGTTTGAGTTTTCCAGAAAATTCGACAGTCTCCTTTGATACACCAGAATTTTTTGCTCTGGATCTTGACCAATACACACAAGCTATCGCTAGCATTCGTCAGCAAGAAGTTGCTATTCACAAAAAGAAAAACAAATTGGTAGCAGCCTATAACGCAAATAGAGACACTACCCTTATTTTTACACTCCCTTATGATAAAGGCTGGTCAGCTAAACAAAATGGAAAGCCTAT encodes the following:
- a CDS encoding energy-coupling factor transporter ATPase, with the translated sequence MGISLKNVYYTYQEGSPFEGQALSDISLEIKDGSYTAIIGHTGSGKSTLLQLLNGLLRPTKGTIQFEDFVLDNHSEPKEMKYLRKKVGLVFQFPESQLFAETVLADVAFGPQNFGVPKDKAEEIAKEKLAIVGLEESIYDKSPFELSGGQMRRVAIAGILAIEPEILVLDEPTAGLDPAGRKELMALFETLHKNGMTLVLVTHTMDDVANFADTVFALEAGKLVLNGSPREVFQQVEYLQKLQLGVPQITNFALQLKRRGLPLDRLPIKIEELKELLLHE
- a CDS encoding energy-coupling factor transporter ATPase, producing the protein MKQMIELKNVSFRYDKTVEEYQIDTVSFHVKQGEWLSIVGHNGSGKSTVVRLIDGLLEAESGEIYVDGKQLTRETIWEIRSKIGIVFQNPDNQFVGATVEDDVAFGLENQGIPREEMLQRVEKAIEQVGVLEFKDREPSRLSGGQKQRVAIAGIIALRPTIIILDEATSMLDPEGREDLMAVMRELQKKFQLTIISITHDLTEIALSDRTLVFQKGKLESSMTPRELFSRNDLNEIGLDKPFSKQVQESLSSHFPLKQDYLTESELLDQLWESL
- the pgsA gene encoding CDP-diacylglycerol--glycerol-3-phosphate 3-phosphatidyltransferase, with product MKKENIPNALTLIRVVMIPIFIAILSLSHSYLGHIVAAVIFAIASITDYLDGFLARKWNVVSNFGKFADPMADKLLVMSAFIMMIELKMVPAWIAAVIICRELAVTGLRLLLVETGGTVLAAAMPGKIKTFSQMFAIIFLLCHWTLPGQVLLYIALIFTIYSGYDYFKGSSYLFKDTFK
- a CDS encoding helix-turn-helix domain-containing protein gives rise to the protein MKKRTIGQVLRLSRVNLHLSLQDVSNKTAIEIPYIEALENDEFDLLPSPFYAQIYLKKLAWALGLDESILLTAFREGKELLFDEEILVDDEELHSRKLRQKASWLPILYYLLVSFTILGFVIYIVYFYEFTASVK
- the yfmH gene encoding EF-P 5-aminopentanol modification-associated protein YfmH; its protein translation is MKIKEKYYESVGEQVYFTRLSNGLTIHLIPKEDYYETYGIITTKFGSVDTRILVNGDERQYPAGIAHFLEHKVFEDENGQDYLKKFVHLGSESNAFTSFTKTSYLFSTTSKVTENIQLLLEMVSKASFTEKSVSKEREIIQQEIGMYQDSPDYRLFFGALENLYPGTPLADDIAGTRDSISNITIDNLRENFDLFYHPSQMHLLVIGNFDVDEVLQVVKKYDRVPLHPSVELERFPVEKNEVRLNQSCRMEVATPKLAIGIRGNDIIKEEEKFRYKLMLKLLFSMMFGWTSQRFQSLYEAGKIDNSLTLEVEVEELFHFVILTMDTQEPVSLSHQFRSAIKQFEKDPDVNQEHLDTIKSEMFGDFLQGLNSLEYSATQFEYFSDGSTSYDLPKILQGISLQDIIKLGRQFIDQAEMVDYMIFQK
- the yfmF gene encoding EF-P 5-aminopentanol modification-associated protein YfmF gives rise to the protein MELVKGVNLHFLQSKKFKTNKIKVRFSSPLDENTVAARVLVACMMETANQKYPTSQLFREKLASLYGVELSTSVSKRGRVHYVDLNISFVRDDFLSKKNVLTDEVLDIIETIFFSPLVVEDHFDSDTFDVEKKNTISDLESEIEEPYYYAHGKLNQLFFEDETIGMSRLGKVDLVRQETAQSSLEQFHQMLQLDNIDFFFIGDFNEVAIVDRVNQFEFKPRDNNLSVTYQQPFTNVVREKLEQKQNQQSILELGYHFSTQYGESLHIPLVVLNGMLGAFSHSRLFQIIREKEGLAYTISSHFDIFTGFMRVFAGIDKESRTKVMTLIMRQLNDLKRGKFTESELQLTKEMLVNTTLLAQDRQNTLIEREYLKTILGTKVLSLEEWLESIDKVSREEIIEVAKTINLQSVYFMEGK